A stretch of Chaetodon auriga isolate fChaAug3 chromosome 21, fChaAug3.hap1, whole genome shotgun sequence DNA encodes these proteins:
- the lipib gene encoding lipase member H, whose product MLPRRLLPLLGLLVLCKGQDEGGSAESCDNFTDLNLSHCFMGTSLYVRLLLYTRSNLDCGRELDHHRPSSQPLFNLSRPTAFVIHGYRPTGAPPIWIDHIVHLLAEQEDMNVIVVDWNKGAANLNYFTAVTYTRDAAYNLTGFIMTMQEEGASLSSVHLIGVSLGAHLAGFVGANLKGKIGRITGLDPAGPMFTSATPEERLDPSDAMFVDVLHTDMNSFGLRGAHGHIDFYANGGADQPGCPKTIFAGKSYFVCDHQRSVFLYLCALNRTCSLTGYPCSSYGDFLEGRCLQCEAFKPAPCPVLGYDLSQWRETLLQLGQTKVFFSTTATLPYRKLSYRVDMVTWNQYLRWGVVYIRLHSGRSFTEARIDHKLLRFEQYTSTRLLAQFDDDLPQVQKISMRISTGNVIGPRYKIRLLRIRLTPLEHPERPTMCRFDIIMEENMEVAFRPLPCDSRL is encoded by the exons ATGCTGCCCCGCAGACTCCTGCCTCTGCTGGGACTCCTCGTGCTCTGCAAAG GCCAGGACGAGGGGGGGTCGGCCGAGTCCTGTGATAACTTCACAGACCTGAATCTGTCCCACTGCTTCATGGGGACCAGCCTGTACGTCCGGCTGCTGCTCTACACCCGCTCCAACCTCGACTGCGGCCGCGAGCTCGACCACCACCGTCCGTCCTCCCAGCCGCTCTTCAACCTCTCCCGCCCCACCGCCTTCGTCATCCACGGCTACAGGCCCACCGGAGCGCCCCCCATCTGGATAGACCACATAGTCCACCTGCTGGCCGAGCAGGAGGACATGAACGTCATCGTGGTGGACTGGAACAAGGGCGCCGCCAACCTCAACTACTTCACCGCCGTGACCTACACCAGGGACGCGGCCTACAACCTGACGGGCTTCATCATGACGATGCAG gaggAAGGAGCCTCTCTGAGCTCGGTGCACCTGATCGGCGTCAGTCTGGGAGCTCACCTGGCTGGATTTGTAGGAGCGAACCTGAAGGGGAAGATCGGGCGCATCACAG GTCTGGACCCAGCGGGGCCCATGTTCACCAGCGCCACGCCAGAGGAGAGGCTGGACCCCTCAGACGCCATGTTTGTGGACGTCCTTCACACCGACATGAACT CCTTTGGCCTCAGAGGAGCTCATGGTCACATCGACTTCTATGCAAACGGCGGAGCTGATCAGCCGGGGTGTCCCAAAACCATCTTCgcag GTAAGTCGTATTTCGTGTGCGACCACCAGCGCTCGGTGTTCCTGTACCTGTGCGCTCTGAACCGGACCTGCAGCCTCACGGGGTACCCCTGCTCGTCCTACGGCGACTTCCTGGAGGGGCGGTGTCTGCAGTGTGAGGCCTTCAAACCGGCCCCCTGCCCGGTGCTCG GTTACGATCTCAGTCAGTGGAGGGAGACTCTGCTGCAGCTCGGACAGACCAAAGTCTTCTTCAGCACCACGGCAACGCTGCCCTACAGGA AGCTGAGCTACAGAGTGGACATGGTGACCTGGAACCAGTACCTCCGCTGGGGGGTCGTCTACATCCGGCTGCACAGCGGCAGAAGCTTCACAGAGGCCCGAATAGACCA TAAGCTCCTCCGCTTCGAGCAGTACACCTCCACGCGGCTGCTGGCCCAGTTCGACGACGATCTGCCGCAGGTCCAGAAGATCTCCATGCGCATCAGCACCGGCAACGTGATTGGCCCTCGCTACAAAATCAGACTGCTGCGAATCCGCCTCACGCCGCTGGAGCATCCTGAGAG ACCTACGATGTGCCGTTTCGACATCATCATGGAGGAGAACATGGAGGTGGCGTTTCGACCTTTGCCCTGCGACTCTCGCCTCTGA
- the LOC143340083 gene encoding SH2 domain-containing protein 1B → MAAALPVCYHGAISKKECEDLLGKKNKDGAYLIRDSETIQGAMCLCVYKQRVVYTYRLLQTHSGHYTIMTAGGLEETIFKTLDDLIRHYKRRNQGLAMHLRHSVKRKTAMLIQPQKQPEQVPQRMEVSAPEAEHDYENAPDSADYVEVLPP, encoded by the exons ATGGCAGCAGCTCTGCCGGTCTGCTACCACGGCGCCATCAGCAAGAAGGAGTGCGAGGATCTGCTGGGAAAGAAGAACAAGGATGGAGCCTACCTGATCCGGGACAGCGAGACCATCCAGGGagccatgtgtctgtgtgttta TAAACAGCGGGTGGTGTATACCTACAgactgctgcagacacacagtggacaCTATACTATcatg ACAGCAGGAGGTTTGGAGGAGACCATTTTTAAGACTCTGGACGACCTGATCCGTCACTATAAAAGGAGGAACCAGGGCCTCGCCATGCACCTGCGCCACTCGGTCAAAAGGAAGACGGCCATGTTGATCCAGCCCCAAAAACAGCCTGAACAGGTGCCACAGAGGATGGAGGTGTCTGCCCCCGAAGCAGAGCACGACTATGAGA ACGCTCCTGACTCGGCCGACTACGTCGAAGTCTTGCCTCCCTGA
- the cip2a gene encoding protein CIP2A yields the protein MDMTTCLKSLLLAIQQYRDGRTANAAQLQRQVEELSGLRCGQLLSSGQLLPSECVSGLVELAGNPNTSLTLTSSIISLLAQLACEDDSREILHSSYNLTSTLASVIHCHSATPGEPLVLQCLQVLQKLTYNTRIFQSTNYIHELIAFLVTNIQSHNDDIVMPCLGLMANLCRDNHSVQSHIKSLDNVKPFYRTLINFLAHNSLTVVVFTLSILASLTLSEKVGEKLFDAKNIHQTFQLVFNIIVNGDGTLTRKYSVDLLVDLLKNPKIADYLTRYQHFSACVSQVLGLLQSKDPDSAAKVLELLLAMCSVSGLRSLLCEVVFKPAGPKLRAGGRRQGPGPDGGRKAEHGLALVQWLSSPVEGAESCSLQALQLLNELLEEALGAEGVSDCVLSFVEMLLPGVLGLLKGLDPAQGDAHIRKHCRRITHVTGLLLILCAEDSTRSAVSRQVSAQLCLSQVEALLSCCHTCAPPGSDSDLSQVCAEALLKTLELMSKLRQQVKDMETSFYRMLQDQRIVTPLSLALTSHHRERVQVGLSLLFEATPLPDFPSLVLGESIAANNAYRQREAELSVKRVAVHEVPPPSILDSSSGSGRSVHSLVEKIQNGLELQEHVKDSHVSEIIDVYEQKISAFASKENRLQDLLEAKALALSQADRLIAQNRFQRAQAEAEACKLGSLLKEAERRREDLQGELSSQVLEVERSRADMEELLQHNARLQQDSEEHQALKGAYNTLLNRFNESERLLKELQAAHVSLTRQMDSLRKNHEALQLQHDKMASVLEEREEEVTHLRSDLQQKSSDIAGLRDELRAEEEKVQEKERERRDLEETVDVLRKELNRTEQARKDASIKASSLELQKSQLETKLKQKEDELNQHSAMISMIHSLSSGKMKSDVNLSL from the exons ATGGACATGACAACGTGTTTGAAGTCTCTGTTGCTGGCCATCCAGCAGTACAGAGACGGCCGGACAGCCAACGCAGCGCAGCTCCAGAGACAAGTGGAG gagCTTTCAGGCCTCAGGTGTGGCCAGCTGCTGTCCTCAGGTCAGCTTCTgcccagtgagtgtgtgagcggGCTGGTGGAGCTGGCGGGAAACCCAAATACCAGCCTGACCCTGACGAGCtccatcatctctctgctggCACAACTAG CCTGTGAAGATGACAGTCGGGAGATTCTTCACAGCAGCTACAACCTCACCAGCACGCTGGCCTCTGTCATCCACTGCCACAGCGCCACACCAGGAGAACCCCTGGTACTGCAG tgtttgcaggTACTGCAAAAACTCACTTACAACACTCGCATCTTCCAGTCTACAAACTACATCCATGAGCTCATCGCGTTTCTCGTGACCAACAT ccagtCTCACAATGACGACATCGTCATGCCGTGTCTCGGCCTCATGGCCAACCTGTGTCGTGACAACCACTCCGTGCAGAGCCACATCAAGTCTCTG GACAATGTGAAGCCGTTCTATCGAACTCTGATCAACTTCCTGGCTCACAACAGTCTGACTGTGGTGGTCTTCACGCTGTCCATACTGGCCAGCCTCACTCTGAGTGAGAAGGTGGGAGAGAAG CTCTTTGATGCAAAGAACATCCACCAGACTTTCCAGCTTGTGTTCAATATCATCGTGAACGGCGACGGTACTCTGACGAGAAAATACTCGGTTGACCTTTTGGTTGACCTGCTGAAGAACCCAAAAATAGCAGATTACCTCAcgag GTATCAGCACTTCTCAGCATGCGTGTCTCAGGTTTTAGGATTGCTCCAATCAAAAGACCCGGACTCTGCAGCAAAG GTGCTGGAGCTCCTCCTGGCCATGTGCAGTGTCTCAGGACTGCGGTCGCTGCTGTGCGAGGTGGTTTTCAAACCAGCGGGACCCAAACTCAGAGCAGGGGGCCGCAGGCAGGGGCCGGGGCCAGACGGTGGACGCAAAGCCGAGCATGGGCTCGCCCTGGTGCAGTGGCTGAGTTCGCCCGTGGAGGGCGCCGAGTCCTGCTCGCTCCAGGCCCTGCAGCTGTTGAACGAGCTGCTGGAG gaGGCGCTGGGAGCAGAaggtgtgtctgactgtgtgctgAGCTTCGTAGAAATGCTGCTCCCGGGCGTGTTGGGGCTGCTGAAGGGCCTCGATCCTGCGCAGGGAGACGCtcacatcagaaaacactgcCGCCGCATCACACACGTCACCGGCCTCCTGCTCA TCCTGTGTGCTGAGGACTCCACCAGGTCTGCGGTGTCCCGCCAGGTGAGCGCTCAGCTCTGCCTCTCGCAGGTCGAAGCCCTCCTCTCCTGTTGTCACACCTGCGCCCCTCCTGGCTCTGACAGCGATCTCAG TCAGGTGTGTGCAGAAGCTCTGCTGAAGACTCTGGAGCTAATGAGCAAACTGAGGCAACAGGTGAAGGACATGGAGACCAGCTTCTACAGGATGttacag GACCAGCGGATCGTGACCCCCCTCTCTCTGGCCCTGACGTCCCACCACAGAGAGCGCGTGCAGGTCGGACTCTCCCTGCTGTTTGAGGCCACCCCCCTCCCAGACTTCCCCTCTCTGGT TCTTGGAGAAAGTATCGCTGCCAACAACGCCTATCGCCAGAGGGAGGCCGAGCTGTCCGTCAAACGTGTTGCAGTGCACGAAGTCCCGCCTCCCAGCATACTGGACTCCTCCAGTGGTTCCGGCAGGAGTGTCCACAGTCTGGTTGAGAAGATCCAGAATGGCTTGGAG CTGCAGGAACACGTGAAGGACTCGCACGTCTCTGAGATCATCGACGTCTACGAGCAGAAGATCTCTGCGTTTGCG TCGAAGGAGAATCGGCTGCAGGACTTGTTGGAGGCCAAAGCTCTGGCTCTTTCTCAGGCCGACCGGCTCATCGCTCAGAATCGATTCCAGCGAGCTCAAGCTGAGGctgag gcctGTAAGCTGGGCTCCCTGCTGAAGGAGGCGGAGCGCCGCCGCGAGGACCTGCAGGGCGAGCTGAGCAGCCAGGTGCTGGAGGTGGAGCGCTCCAGGGCGGacatggaggagctgctgcagcacaacgCCAGGCTGCAGCAGGACTCAGAGGAGCACCAGGCCCTGAAAGGAGCCTACAACACCCTGCTCAACAG GTTCAATGAGAGCGAGCggctgctgaaggagctgcaggcgGCTCACGTCTCGCTCACCAGGCAGATGGACTCTCTGAGGAAGAACCACGaggcactgcagctgcagcacgaCAA GATGGCGTCAGTgttggaggagagggaggaggaggtcacACACCTCCGTTCAGACCTGCAGCAGAAGAGCAGTGACATCGCAG GCCTGCGTGATGAACTCCGGgccgaggaggagaaggtgcAGGAGAAGGAGCGCGAGAGGAGGGACCTGGAGGAGACGGTGGACGTCTTGAGGAAGGAGCTGAACAGGACGGAGCAGGCCAGGAAGGACGCCAGCATCAAG GCGTCGTctctggagctgcagaagaGCCAGCTGGAGACGAAGCTGAAGCAGAAGGAGGACGAGCTCAACCAGCACTCGGCGATGATCTCCATGATCCACAGCCTCAGCAGCGGGAAGATGAAGAGCGACGTCAACCTGTCGCTCTGA
- the LOC143340082 gene encoding stomatin, whose protein sequence is MSGLNRVGVVCADEFVAERDKLDSTDGGGRSRGVLEVLGAVLTLLSVAFILFTFPLTGWMCAQVVQEYERAVIFRLGRVVKGRAKGPGLFWFIPWLDVIQKVDLRTVSFNVCPQEVLTADGVPLKVDAVVFYRVVDPSLWVTRVRNGFQATHTLAQTTLRATLGTRTLSDVLTQRTDITKRMEGALFTMSRLWGVQVERVELKDLTVPVSLQRCMAAEAEAARMAQAKMIAADGEVTASRALKEAASGLSPVAFHLRYLQSLSSVQSDASIVVFSLPMELLDVLMSHQP, encoded by the exons ATGTCCGGCTTGAACAGGGTGGGGGTCGTCTGTGCGGATGAATTTGTTGCTGAACGCGACAAACTCGACAGTACAG atggaggagggaggagccGCGGTGTGCTGGAGGTGCTCGGGGCGGTGCTGACGCTGCTGTCCGTGGCCTTCATCCTCTTCACCTTCCCCCTCACAGGCTGGATGTGCGCCCAG gtcGTCCAGGAATATGAGAGGGCGGTTATCTTCAGACTGGGCCGTGTGGTTAAAGGACGAGCCAAAGGACCTG gtctgtTCTGGTTCATCCCCTGGCTGGACGTCATCCAGAAAGTAGACCTGCGGACCGTCTCCTTTAACGTCTGTCCACAGGAG GTTCTGACTGCAGACGGGGTGCCGCTAAAGGTGGACGCTGTCGTGTTTTACCGGGTGGTGGACCCCTCCCTCTGGGTGACTCGTGTTAGAAATGGCTTCCAGGCCACACACACGCTGGCCCAGACGACGCTGAGGGCCACGCTGGGCACACGCACTCTGAGCGACGTACTGACGCAGAGGACGGACATCACGAAGAGGATGGAA ggggcgctgttCACCATGTCCAGACTGTGGGGTGTCCAGGTGGAGCGGGTGGAGCTCAAAGACCTGACCGTCCCCGTCAGTCTGCAGCGCTGCATGGCTGCAGAGGCCGAGGCTGCCAGGATGGCCCAGGCtaaa aTGATTGCGGCCGACGGCGAGGTGACGGCGTCTCGTGCTCTGAAGGAGGCGGCGTCGGGACTTTCCCCCGTGGCTTTCCACCTCAGATACCTGCAGTCGTTGTCCTCCGTCCAGAGCGACGCGTCCATCGTGGTGTTCTCGCTGCCCATGGAGCTCCTCGACGTGCTCATGTCCCATCAGCCTTAG
- the chrnd gene encoding acetylcholine receptor subunit delta, which yields MKLQRLAPAVVFLLSLLSSECWGRNEEERLINYLLKEKGYNRELRPVERQQDAVDVYLALTLSNLISLKEVDETLLTNVWIEHTWTDYRLTWNTTEFDGIDMLRLPSSMVWLPEIVLENNNDAQFQVAYYSNVLVDPTGLCYWLPPAIFRSSCSISVQYFPFDWQNCTLKFTSLTYNAKEIRMLLKEDADDNSKWTVEWIIIDPASFTENGEWEIIHRPAKRNTYKHIPMESNKHQDITFYLVIKRKPLFYIVNIIIPCVLISFLASLVYYLPADSGEKMTLSISVLLAQSVFLLLISQRLPETSMSVPLIVKYLMFIMVLVTVVVLNCVVVLNLHFRTPSTHVMSEWTKKFFLERLPRILHMSRPTEAEPYWDGALPRRSSSVGYIASAEEYYSVKSRSELMFEKQSERHGLMTRTTHAATVKPQDDGGVTDQLYAEIRPAVDGANYIIKHMRNKNDYNEEKDNWSGIARTVDRLCLFLVTPVMTFGTIIIFLMGICNHPPHLPFKGDPHDYREENPRLL from the exons ATGAAGCTTCAGCGTCTCGCTCCGGCCGTCgtcttcctgctctctctgctctcatctg agtgctGGGGCAGGAACGAAGAGGAGCGTCTGATCAACTACCTGTTAAAAGAAAAAGGGTACAACAGAGAGCTTCGTCCTGTCGAGAGGCAGCAGGACGCCGTCGATGTTTACCTCGCGCTCACACTCTCCAACCTCATCTCACTG AAAGAAGTGGACGAGACGCTGCTGACCAACGTATGGATAGAGCAC ACGTGGACCGACTACCGGCTGACGTGGAACACGACGGAGTTTGACGGCATCGACATGCTTCGCCTGCCGTCCAGCATGGTGTGGCTGCCGGAGATCGTGCTGGAAAACAA TAACGATGCCCAGTTCCAGGTGGCCTACTACTCTAACGTACTGGTGGATCCTACTGGTCTCTGCTACTGGTTACCTCCCGCCATCTTccgctcctcctgctccatcagCGTCCAGTATTTCCCCTTCGACTGGCAGAACTGCACGCTCAAATTCAC ctctcTGACCTACAATGCCAAAGAGATCAGGATGCTGCTGAAGGAAGACGCAGACGACAACAGCAAATGGACGGTGGAGTGGATCATCATCGACCCTGCTAGCTTCACGG AGAACGGCGAGTGGGAGATCATCCACCGGCCGGCCAAGAGAAACACCTACAAGCACATTCCCATGGAGAGCAACAAGCACCAGGACATCACCTTCTACCTGGTCATCAAACGCAAACCTCTCTTCTACATCGTCAACATCATCATCCCCTGCGTGCTCATCTCCTTCCTGGCCTCGCTCGTCTACTACCTGCCGGCTGACA gcGGTGAGAAGATGACCTTGTCCATCTCGGTGCTGCTGGCTCAGTCcgtcttcctgctgctgatcTCTCAGAGGCTGCCGGAGACGTCCATGTCCGTTCCACTGATTGTCAA gtATTTGATGTTCATCATGGTGTTGGTGACGGTGGTGGTGTTGAACTGTGTGGTCGTCCTCAACCTGCACTTCAGGACACCGAGCACACATGTCATGTCTGAGTGGACCAagaag TTCTTCCTGGAGCGGTTGCCCCGCATCCTGCACATGTCCCGCCCCACAGAGGCGGAGCCATACTGGGATGGAGCGTTGCCACGGCGATCTAGCTCGGTGGGCTACATCGCCTCGGCAGAGGAGTACTACAGCGTGAAGTCCCGCAGCGAGCTGATGTTTGAGAAGCAGTCAGAGAGACACGGACTGATGACGCGAACCACACACGCAGCGA ctgtgaaGCCACAGGACGATGGAGGCGTGACAGATCAGCTGTATGCAGAGATCAGGCCGGCGGTGGACGGAGCAAACTACATCATCAAACACATGCGCAACAAGAACGACTACAAtgag GAGAAAGACAACTGGAGCGGGATCGCTCGCACGGTGGACCGACTCTGTCTCTTCCTGGTTACCCCGGTGATGACCTTCggcaccatcatcatcttcctgATGGGAATCTGTAACCACCCTCCACACCTGCCCTTCAAAGGTGACCCACACGACTACAGAGAGGAAAACCCACGGCTGctgtga